In Anaerolineae bacterium, the following are encoded in one genomic region:
- a CDS encoding DsbA family protein: MNRIKPLYLTLMLIAVFGVGVAIGFMGRPVVMPPAEVVVTVMVTPAAAAAAQAAPPAPSETIQQQPTPTIMDFLLADARHFLGDVNAPVTVVEFSDFRCGFCGRWAAETLPQLRQEYIDPGQVRFTYKHLAILGPDSVRAAEASECAAEQGEFWDFHNQVFVDQAQNRTSLTEDNLVKLAGGIGLDMDAFRECLTTGRYTNQVMRESQTIQSLGVQGTPGFLVNGVFISGAQPFAVFQQVIEEQLAAKP; this comes from the coding sequence ATGAACAGAATCAAACCTTTGTATTTGACCCTTATGCTGATAGCCGTGTTTGGAGTGGGCGTGGCCATTGGTTTTATGGGACGCCCGGTGGTGATGCCCCCGGCAGAAGTGGTGGTGACTGTAATGGTCACGCCCGCAGCCGCAGCGGCGGCGCAAGCGGCCCCGCCCGCTCCCTCAGAAACTATTCAACAGCAGCCAACACCAACCATTATGGATTTTCTCCTTGCCGACGCCCGCCATTTTTTAGGCGACGTCAATGCGCCGGTAACGGTGGTTGAGTTCAGTGATTTTCGCTGCGGCTTCTGCGGGCGTTGGGCCGCCGAGACGCTGCCGCAACTGCGCCAGGAATATATTGACCCCGGCCAAGTTCGTTTTACCTATAAACACCTGGCCATTTTAGGCCCAGACTCTGTCCGCGCTGCCGAGGCCAGCGAATGTGCCGCCGAGCAGGGTGAGTTTTGGGATTTTCATAACCAGGTGTTTGTTGATCAGGCTCAAAACCGCACTTCCCTGACCGAGGATAATCTGGTTAAATTGGCCGGGGGGATAGGGCTGGATATGGATGCTTTTCGAGAATGCCTGACTACGGGTCGTTACACCAATCAAGTGATGCGGGAGTCGCAAACCATTCAGTCGTTAGGGGTGCAGGGGACGCCCGGTTTTTTGGTCAACGGCGTTTTTATTTCCGGGGCGCAGCCTTTTGCAGTTTTTCAGCAGGTGATTGAGGAACAGTTAGCCGCCAAGCCTTAG